The nucleotide sequence AAACGGGCCGTTTACTTATCAACCATGAAGCGCCGTTAACTGGAGGCTTTGCAGGTGAGATAGCCGCCACGATTCAGGAGGAGTGTTTCCTTTATCTTGAATCGCCAATCAGCCGAGTGTGTGGATTAGATACGCCATATCCTTTGATCCATGAGAAAGAATATATGCCTGATGCGCTGAAGACATTTGACGCGATAAAAGCATCAGTTAAATTTTAGGAGATTGGCGATGATTAAGGAGTTTATTCTGCCAGATATTGGTGAAGGTGTTATCGAGTGTGAACTTGTCGAATGGTTGGTGTGTGAAGGCGATATGGTTGTTGAAGATCAGCCTATTGCCGATGTGATGACCGATAAGGCCTTAGTGCAGATACCCGCACCTCATGCTGGTCTCATCAAAAAACTTCACTATGCAAAGGGCGAAATTGCTAAAGTTCATTCACCATTGTATTCTGTTGATATATCAGCAGGTTTAAGCTCTGTGGATATTTCAGAAACTCAAGCCTTTGAGTCAAAGAGTGACGTACATAGTCAAGAAATAGTTAGTCTGACTGAATCTAATTCACCTCAAGTTGGCCTGCAGGTAGAAGAGTTTCTCTTACCCGATATCGGCGAGGGTATTGTCGAATGTGAATTGGTGGAATGGTTGGTTGAAGAGGGGGATTTGGTTGTTGAAGATCAACCCATAGCCGACGTAATGACAGATAAAGCTCTGGTTCAAATTCCAGCGATTAAAACCGGGAAGATTGTCAAATTACACTATCGAAAAGGTCAGTTAGCTAAGGTTCATGAACCGCTGTTTTCGGTGGAAGTTGCCGTTGAGCAGACTCAAGTCACTGCAGTGACAGCATCGCCAGTTGCTGACAGTGAGTTAATTGTTGCACAACAGATGATCCAACAAGGCAAGGCACTTGCCAGTCCAGCCGTTAGACGTATGGCACGTAGTTTAGGTATTGACATTGCGACGGTGTCAGGTACTGGAAAGAACGGCCGTGTGTATAAGGAAGATATCAGTCGTTACCAAACGGGTACAGTGACACCAATTGTTGCTGATACTGAAAGTAGTCGTATGTCTGCAACACATACGATAGCTGCTCCAACAGCTCTTGACCGTGTTGAAGCTATTCGTGGTGTACAAGCGGTTATGGCGAGAATGATGACTGAGTCGGTGACAACAATACCGCACTTTACCTATTGTGAAGAGATAGACTTGACTGAGCTTGTGAAGCTTAGAGAGAGTATGAAAGTAAAATACTCGACCGATGATCTTAAACTCACCATGATGCCGTTTTTCATGAAATCTATGTCACTGGCGTTAAAACAGTTTCCCGTGATCAATAGCCGAGTCAATAGCGACTGCACAGAGCTGACTTATCTGGCTCAACACAATATTGGCATGGCTGTAGATTCTAAAGTGGGATTATTAGTTCCCAATGTGAAAGATGTACAAAATAAGTCTATTTTAGAGATCGCGGCAGAGATCACGCGGTTAACAACAGCTGCACGAAGTGGTCGAGTGAGTCCAAATGATCTCAAAGGTGGCAGCGTGTCTATCTCCAATATTGGTGCTTTAGGGGGAACGGTTGCGACACCTATCATCAATAAACCTGAAGTGGCGATTGTTGCTTTAGGTAAATTGCAGGTGCTGCCACGCTTTAATGCTGATGGTGACGTAGAAGCGAGAAAGATCATGCAGGTAAGCTGGTCTGGCGATCATCGAGTGATTGATGGTGGCACTATTGCCCGCTTCTGTAACTTGTGGAAACTCTACTTAGAAGAGCCCCAAGAGATGCTATTGGCGATGCAATAGCATCTAAAAATAAACAATAAAAAAGAGCGCTATCGCGCTCTTTTTTATAAGCAAAAATATTTTTTCATACTCGGCGCCTAGATAGAGGTTAATTTTTGGTTCGTATTTACGTATAATCCCGCTAATACGAATTTCGACCTGGTTGTAAAATGAGTCTGTTAGCCCCAAAAGTTGAACCAATTCAATACCCTTTTCCTCCAAAGCCACTTCCTTTGTCTGAATATGAAAAGTCAGAGTACAAGGTAAGGATCAAGCAATTACTGATCGATAGAGATGCCGTGCTCGTGGCGCATTACTATACCGATCCTGAGATCCAGGCATTAGCAGAAGAGACGGGCGGCTGTGTTTCTGATTCACTTGAAATGGCTAGGTTTGGCCGTGATCATCCAGCTAAGACACTGATTGTTGCCGGGGTTAAGTTTATGGGGGAGACTTCTAAAATACTAAGCCCTGAAAAAACCGTATTGATGCCATCATTGGAGGCCACGTGTTCATTGGATATTGGTTGTCCAATTGAATCCTTCAGTGAGTTCTGTGACACTCATCCTGATCACACGGTTGTAGTTTACGCCAATACCTCTGCAGCGGTAAAAGCGCGTGCTGATTGGGTGGTGACTTCCAGTATTGCCCTTGAGATTGTCGAGCATTTAGACAGTGAAGGTAAGCAGATTATCTGGGGGCCTGATCGACATTTAGGCAGCTACATTGCCAAGGAGACGGGCGCAGATATGTTGATGTGGCAAGGTGATTGTATTGTCCATGATGAGTTTAAAGCCAAGGCATTACGTGAGCTTAAAATACTACATCCAGAAGCCGCCATCTTAGTACATCCAGAGTCTCCAGCCAGCGTGGTTGAACTTGCCGATGCAGTAGGCTCAACCAGTCAGCTGATAAAAGCAGCTCAAACCATGACGAATGACACCTTTATTGTTGCCACAGATAAGGGCATTTTCTATAAAATGCAGCAGGCAGCTCCAGGTAAAACCTTGATCGAAGCCCCAACAGGTGGAAATGGTGCAACCTGTCGTAGTTGTGCTCATTGCCCTTGGATGGCGATGAATGGCTTGCAGGCTATCGAAGCTTCATTAATGAGCAAAGACAGTGGCGGACATGAGATATTTGTTGATGATGAGTTGCGCAAGGGCGCATTAATTCCGCTGGATCGTATGCTTAATTTCGCCCAAACTCTCAATATGAAAGTTAAGGGTAACGCCTGATGTTTCAAGGTTAATGTTGTAATAATGTTAGCTATTATTGATCTAGATTAAAAAGTCCTTTATTTAAAGGACTTTTTTATTTCACTTACTTTATACATAGGTTATAAGTTAAACTAACAAACAATAAAAATTGTTATAATACAGGATGTTCCTTAATGAAATCTCGATGGGTTGGTAATTTAACGATTACGAATAAATTACTCTTAGTTATTATTCCTCCGATCTTAGGATCTATCGTATTTGGCAGTGCTATTGTCTACAATCAGCATCAGCTTTCCACTGGCTTAGAACAGGTACAAGTGTTGAGTGAGCTTGCTGCTGTTAACAGCGATCTGGTTCACGAATTGCAAAAAGAGCGTGGCATGAGCGCCGGTTTTATTGGATCCAATGGCCAATCTTTTGTAAATACGCTCCCCATTCAAAGAACTGCAACAGATACACAACTGAATCACTTCAAGGATTTTGTTCGTGATAACGTCTTGCCTAGTACGTTTTCAAGTGAGCTGACCCGATTAAACAAAGAATTTTCCAGACTCAACAGTCTACGTGGCAGTGTTAATAACTTGAGCGTTTCAGTGAAAGATGAGGTGGCCTATTACTCTCAACTTAACAAGAGACTGTTGGCTATTGTCGATCAAACGGCAAAAGAGGGAAACAGCCAAGCTATCGCCATTCAAGCCGCGTCATTCAGCGCTTATTTACAGATGAAAGAGCGGGCGGGGCTTGAACGGGCGGTATTAAGTTCAACCTTTGGCAATCGTGATTTTAAACCCGGAATGTTCATAGAATTTACCAGTTTAGTGTCTGAGCAGCAGAGTTATGAAGAGCGTTTTCTCGCGTTAGCCACCTCCGACGTTCAGAATAAATACCGTCAACTATTAAACTCACGCGCCATTAAAGATGTTGAAGTCTTAAGAGAAATAGCCTTCAGTGGTGACAGTGATGCGCTAAGCGCTCAAAGTGCTGAGGAGTGGTTTTCAACATCTTCCGCTCGAATAGAACGGGTGCGAGAATTTGAGAAATCGCTGTCAGATTCCTTGATAAAGCAAACTGAGCAAAAATCATCCTCAGCTAAATCACTTATGTATAGCATTATTTTACTTATGTCAGTGATGGGATGTTTAGTCCTATACATCTCAATGACGGTCGCGAAATATATGCACCATCGTCTTCATTATCTGCATGACTGTGTGACTGCAGCTCAGAAAAACTTTGATCTCAGTATTCGTATTAAGGGAGACACTACTGATGAGCTAGGTAAACTCGGCAATGCTTTCAACCAAATGATGATTGATTTTGAACAGGTCATTCATCGAGTTCGAACCAATACTGACAGTTTGCTTAACGCCTCTGAGAAGATGGAAGCCTGCGCCAATGTGATGCAAAGAGATGTCGCAATCGGTCATAGTGAAGCAGAACAAGTTGCTTCAGCGATGACCGAGATGAGTTGCACTGTTCAAGAGATTGCAATTAATGCTGTTAAAGCATCTGAAGCCTCTGCAGCAGCCAATATTGAAGCTAAAGAGGGCAACTTGGGAGTAAGCAGAACTGGTGCAAGTATTCATCTGTTGGCTGAAGAGATTGGCGGGGCATCTAAAGCCATCAATGAGCTGGATAAAGATATTCAAGGCATTGTTAGTGTTCTGGGCGTGATCAGTGGTATTGCTGAGCAAACTAACCTGTTGGCATTGAATGCGGCTATCGAAGCTGCTCGTGCAGGTGAAATGGGCAGAGGCTTTGCCGTGGTAGCCGATGAAGTTAGAAGCTTGGCACAACGCGCTCAAACTTCTACAGAAGATATTCGAGATATGACCGAACGTCTCAAAAAAGGAGCTGCTGTTGCAGTGCTCGCCATGGAAAAAGGTAAGGCCCAGGCGGAGCTGAGTGTCAAAGAGGCTGAACAAGCGGGACATGATCTTGAAAAAATCGTTAACGAAGTCGGTGTTATTGATGCAATGAATGAGCAGATAGCAGCTGCGACCCATGAACAATCTGCAGTGTCTGAAGAGGTGAATCGTAATGCGCTTAAGATAAGTGAAATTTACCAAAACACCCAAGAAATTGCAGATGAACTTAGTGCTTTAAATGAAACGTTATTGTCAGATGCCAATATGATGGCTCAAGAGGTGAGTAAGTTTAAGCTCAGTTAACCTGTGTATCGCGAAACTTAGTAAGCAATTTGGAAGCCCTGTCGTCAGATAGGGCTTTTTTATTGTTTTCGATTAAAGTCACTAACAGCCTAATTGAAGAACGAAAAGGGCTAGCACTCTTTGTTATAAGAAATGCTAACCCTTCGTCTAAATATGTCAGTGAGTTAGGACTCTTTACAAAAGAAGTAACCCTACATTGATACGTTATAAACTCATGATTCAATATCAATAATTACACATACGAAAAAGGCCTAGTATTCTTTTACAAGAAATACTAGGCCTCAATCTAAATATGGCGGTGAGTTAGGGGTTCGAACCCTAGATGGGCTATAAACCCATACACACTTTCCAGGCGTGCGCCTTCAGCCACTCAGCCAACTCACCAAATTTTATTGCTTTTACAAGGTGGAAATCGTTAACAAATTACTAAGCCGAGCTGACGGGCTTTCCCTGTTAACGGAGCCGTACTTTACGCAAAAGCTTTGAAATGGTCAAGTGATAAAACTGACAATTCAATCGTTTGCATATTAGATAGTCAAATCGAGTGTTTATTGTCTCACTGTAAATGACTGAACCTAGAGCTGAGGATTTTTCCTGTGTTTTTGGGTTATGTTTACAAGAGAGGACTGAACAGATAAAAGAACTGTTCGATAACTCGTTTATATACAGGACGTTTCATCCATATTTGATGATCGACCAATGTTGAATCATCAATATAGCTCTGTTGTAATTTAGCTAAGGTTTGAGTAAAGGCGACATTATAAACAGCGAGGGTTACTTCACTGTTAAGCCATAGGCTTCGCATATCAAGATTAACTGTACCTATCAGGCAGTGATTTTGGTCTATCACAACGGATTTAGTGTGCAGTAGTCCACCTTTAAACCGATAGATCTTAACACCAGCACTGAGCAACTCGCTAAAGAAAGAACGGCTAGCCCATTTGACCATGGTTGAGTCATTTTTATTGGGTATGATCAATTCAACGGTGATACCACGATGTGCTGCAGAGACTAGTGCACACATTAGCCCTTCGCTAGGGACGAAGTAAGGCGTGGTGATAACAATGCTAGATTTAGCCTGATAGATGCTAAGTAATAAAACCTGATGGATTATCTCATTAGGCATACCGGGTCCAGAGGGGATGACTTGTAGAATATCAATAGGACTATCTTTTTTCAGACTAATGCATTGTGGCGCTTCAGGAAGCTGTCTATGGTTGGTTTCAACCTCCCAGTCCCAACTGTTTATGGTATTCAGTACTGGAACATTTGATCCCGTTATCCTCACCATAACATCGATCCATTGACCCACATGGGCACTTTGTTTAAAAAAGGCTGGATCGACCATATTCATTGAGCCTGTATAGCCGATATGGTTATCGATAATGACAATTTTACGGTGCATTCTCAGATCAAGACGTCTGAAAAACATCCTCAATGGGCTCACGAGTAGGGCGTTGGTGACTTCAATACCGCTTTGTTTAAGCCTTTTTGGCCAATGGCTTTTAAAAAATTGGCGACTTCCAGCCGCGTCCAGTAATAGTTTAATCTCAACACCACGGTCAGCAGCATCCATTAATGCCTGAGCGACATTATCGGCCAACCCCCCTGGATACCAGATATAAAATTCGAGGTTGATTGAGCTTTTTGCTCTCTCTATATCTGAGATCATCGAACTTAAGATCTCTTGTGGACTGGTTTGCAACTCGAGTTGGTTGTTGCCTAATGAAGGTATGCCTAGCCTATTTTCGCAAAGAGCACTGATTGAATGACCATTTTCACTCAACTCTTGAGGTTGATATTGACGAAATTTAAACAGATCGGCAAACCATTCTCTATAGGGGGTATACATTAGCTTTGCCCGGTTTTCTCGTGCTTTCCCCCAATTTTGTTCACCGATAAGAAGATAACCAATGACGCCAAAAAATGGCACGAAATAGATAACCATCATCCACGCTAAAGAGACACCGATACTGCGACGTTTAATGATCACTCGAATTGCGACACCGGCTGCGATTAACCAGTATGCAAATAGACCTACTAAGGTTAAAATTTGATAAAACTGTTCCATATTCTCTGCTTGGGGTTAGTATTCAAATCATGATTGAATCAAGCGCCTAGTGTGCATTGTTTTCAGATATTAATACAGATAGATATTGCCTGATAACCTGAGTTGTTAGGCTGGATCAGTGCCAGAGTGTATTGATAGAATCATAGCCTCAGTCTAAAGTTAATGAATTGGATGATAAAATTGAAACTCAAATTCAAAATAACAGTTTGCTTAGTTACCTTGCTCTTATTTGGAGTTACTAGCTATGTTTACCTTGTCAATGAAGCCAATGGAGAGAAACTGATCATGAGCAGTGCTAAATTGCCACTTTTCTTGTCTCAATGTGTGGAAGAGACTGCGATACAGCCTTTAGATACAGATGGCAAACTTAATGTCAGTGTTTGGAACATCTACAAGCAACAAAGGTCGAGCTGGAACCCTGTTCTTACTGAACTGGTTAAAAGCAGTGAACTTGTTTTACTTCAAGAAGCTAAATTATCAACGGGCTTGAAAAACTTCTTGCAAGAAAATGATCATCAAGTCTTGATGGCCAAGGCATTTAAGGTTTTTAAAACGCCGATAGGGGTGATGAACCTCGCAAAAGTTGCTGCTGAATCAGCCTGTGCTTATCAAGCAATTGAACCTTGGATCCGCTTTGCTAAGTCTGCGTTAGTGTCTAAATACCCTTTATCTAATGGTGAAACATTGTTAGTGGTCAATTTACACGGGATCAACTTTGCTTGGCGTTTAAAGGCATACCGACAACAATTTTCTTTGTTAGCCGAGCAGATAAAGGCACATCAAGGGCCTGTTATCATGGCTGGCGACTTCAACACTTGGCGACAGGGACGTGTTGATATGATAGGAGAGTTTACGAAGCAATTGGGCATGACTGAAGCTAAATATGTTATTGATAAGCGTAACCGAGTCTTTGGGTTAGCGTTAGATCATCTCTATTACAGCGGCCTTGATCTCATCGAGGCACATGCAACGCCTACACAGGCATCAGATCATAATCCTATACAAGCCAGTTTTTCACTGATAAAGAAAAACTAATCTAATAATGTTGGGCCAGTGTCCATAGTATTTAATCACTTCTTACCATAAATAGCAGGTACTCCTACGTGCAGCAATTATTGCAATCACATTTTGGCTTCAGTGAATTCAGGCCAGGCCAAGAGCAAGTTGTTCAGGCGCTTCTTAACGGTCAAAGCGCAGCAGCAATATTTCCAACAGGATCGGGAAAATCACTTTGTTATCAACTTCCCGCTCTTTGTTTACCTCATTTGACTTTAGTGGTATCTCCGTTGCTTGCCTTGATCCAAGATCAAATAGGTTTTCTTAAGAGCAAAGGCATCGCCGCAGCGAGCATTGATTCAGCTCAAAGTCGGGAGCAGGGTAATGATGTCATGAGAGGCGTTCGCACCGGTGAGGTTAAGATTTTAATGATCTCAGTTGAGCGGTTGAATAATGAGCGATTTAGGCAGTTTATCGCCGAAGTGCCTATTTCACTTCTAGTGGTTGATGAGGCGCATTGTATCTCAGAGTGGGGTCATAATTTTCGTCCTGATTATCTTAAATTGCCAAGATATCGACAGGAATTAAATATTCCGCAAACCCTACTGTTAACAGCAACTGCGACACCGAAAGTGATTCAAGACATGGGCAGTAAGTTTGGGATCCAAACTGACAATGTGATTCTGACAGGTTTTTATCGTCCTAATTTACACTTAGGTGTTAAAGGGTTGAGAAGTCAAGAAAAGATAGATTATCTTTCTCACTGGTTACAACCTCGACTCAATAGTGCAGGGATCATCTATGTGACCCTGCAACAAACTGCAGAGCAGGTTGCCGCACAACTTAGCGCACGAGGCATTGTGGCCAAAGCTTATCATGCAGGCATGACATCTGATATTCGCCAATCTATACAACATGAATTTATGTCAGGCAGTCAGGGGATTATTGTTGCTACCATCGCTTTCGGTATGGGCATAGACAAGAGTGATATACGCTTTGTTGTTCATTATGATCTGCCTAAATCGATTGAAAATTATGCTCAAGAGATCGGGCGAGCAGGTCGAGATGGTGGTGACTCTGACTGTCTGGTACTGGCGAATGGAGATAATCTAAGTACATTAGAGAACTTTGTATTTGGTGACACGCCTGAGCCAAGTGGTATTGCGGTGGTGTTAAAGGAGATCATAAAAGCGTCGCACACGCACATGGGGACAGCACAACCTCAGTGGGAAATGGTGCTCAATAGTCTCTCTAATCAAGCCAATATTCGGCCTTTATCCTTGAAGACTTTATTGGTGTATTTAGAACTGTTAAACATCATTAAGCCAACCTATAGCTACTTCGCTGAGTATAAATTTAAGTTTCTCATCCCAGAAGCTGAAGTTATTGAGTATTTCAAAGAGGAGAGACGCGATTTTATTCGTGCTATTTTCTCGACTGCTGATAGAGCTAAGATCTGGTCTAGTGTCAACTTTGATACGTTAAATCAATCTTATGCGAGTGACAGGCAGCGGGTATTAAAAGCGATTAATTACCTCGACGAGAAAGGGATGATTGAACTGCAAAGTAAGCAGATGACTCAAGTTTATCAAATTCTGGACAGCCAGTTTGATGGGCAAGCACTGACAGCGACATTGTCAGCACGCTTTACTGATAAGGAGATCAGTGAAGTGGCCAGAATCAATCAACTAGTGGCTCTATTTACCTCCACTGAATGCTTGAGCCGCCAGCTTGCGCATTACTTTGCTGATGAGCAGATGACTCAAGATTGTGGAGTGTGTTCACCTTGTCGCGGCGAACCAGCTATTTTCCCTCAGGCTCTATATCTAAAGCCTCTTGATGAATATGACGTTAATCAAGTGTGTTCAGATGCCATCACCAAACTCGGAGCTGCATGTACGCCAGTTTTGCTTGCACGTTTTCTTTGTGGTTTGACGACCCCTATATTTACCAAACTCAAGATGAGAGCGTGTTGTGGTTTTGCACAATTTGAGAAATATCGATTTGCCGATGTAAAGTTGTGGGCCACAGAAAACCTAAAGTAGAGTGGCATAGTTGTAACGCTATGTTTCAACATGGATACTGGAGCTGAAAAATGTTGTGATACATGGTTTACTATCCCGCAAATGATACAAGGGTCTTTTTAATACAAAGATTAAATAACAATAATAATGAATTGGGAATAGGTATGAAAAAAGTAAAGTTGTCGCTAATCATTGGGTTCACACTAGCGGGGCTTACTGCTTGTCAGTCAGCGGATACCATGCAAACTCCACAAGTCACGGCATCACAGGAACAAGTGAGTTTTAGCCAGTTCACATCGCAATTTGTGAATGATTTTTGGCAAGAATCGCCGACTTGGGCACTATACAGTGGCTACCATAAATACGATGGAATATTAAAAGTACCCAATGATGAAACTCGCCAATTATCGATAGCGTTTAACGAGCAACAATTGGCTAAATTGGCGAAGTTTGATATCGCAACACTCACAGCCAACGAACTGATTGATTATCGTTTGATAGAGAATCTACTAAAGAGGGATTTATGGGATATCAATACCTTTAAGTCTTGGCAATGGAACCCAAGTGTTTACAATGTTGCAGGTGGCTTTGCTCAGCTGATTAATGAAGATTTTGCCCCAATTGATTCCCGACTTCGCTCTGTACTTTCTCGAATGGAAAATGTCCCTGCTTATTATGAAGCTGCGCGAAGTAACATTGTTAAGCCTACGTTGGAACATACGCAGTTAGCTAAGATGCAGAATCTGGGGGCTTTTTCGGTTTTTTCAGAAGATTTACTGGCTACAGCAAAAAATTCTGGACTAACAACAGATGAGAAGACGCTGTTCACAAAACGTTTTAACGCGGCAACACAGGCCATTAATGAACACATTGAGTGGCTATCAGCATTAGAAACTCAATTGGCAAAAGAGGGAGCTCGCAGTTTTAGAATTGGCGAGAAACTCTATGAACAAAAATTCTCCTTTGATATTCAAGCGGGTATGAGCGCTAAAGCCTTGTATGAAAAGGCACAGGCCGATAAATCCCGAGTTCAGGAAGCGATGGCGAAGATAACGACTCAACTTTGGTCTACCTATTTCACCACTCCACAGCCAAATGATAAAAACAAAGCAACACGGCAATTGATCGATAAGCTGTCTTCTAAGCATGTAAAGCGTGAAGCGTTTGTCGATGAAGTCAGGGCTCAAATCCCTGCACTGATAAAGTTTGTTAATGAGAAAAACTTGGTGACACTTAATCCAGAAAAACCACTAGTTGTTAGGGAAACACCAGCATACATGCGAGGGTTTGCTGGCGCATCTATCAGTGCTCCTGGCCCTTACGAGAAATCGAGTAATACCTATTACAATGTAACGCCGCTTGATGCTATGGATGATGAATCCGCTGAAAGTTATCTACGTGAATATAACCATTGGATATTGCAGGTGTTGAACATTCATGAGGCGATACCTGGTCATTACACTCAGCTGGTGTACTCCAATGAGTCACCGAGTTTGATAAAAAGCTTGTTCGGTAATGGGGCTATGGTTGAGGGGTGGGCGGTATACACTGAACGTATGATGCTTGAGGAGGGCTACGGTAACTTTGAACCTGAGTTGTGGCTGATGTATTACAAGTGGAATCTGCGCGTTATCGCCAACACCATCCTCGATTACAGCATTCAGGTAAAAGGGATGACTGAAGAGCAAGCATTAGACCTTATGATGAACGAAGCATTTCAACAACAAGCGGAAGCTGAAGGTAAATGGCGCAGAGCAACATTAAGTCAAGTTCAGCTTACTAGCTATTATTCAGGATATCGTGAAATTTACGATTTTCGTGAAGAGCTAAAAGAAAAGCAGGGTGAGCAGTTTGACCTTAAAACCTTTCATGAGAACTTCTTAAGCTATGGCAGTGCACCTGTTAAGTATGTACGTAAGTTAATGTTAAATAAGTAATTAACTAAGGCGTACTTAAGTGTATTTCACTAAAGCCAGAGATGATCTGGCTTTTTTGTGTTTGATGATTAACTATTTTTACATTTCATCAGTTGATCTTACTGGTAAATTTGATATCGGTCATAAAAATAACTAGCGATTCACAATTGACTATAGTACTGTGATGATAATCATTCGTATTTGCATTAGGGTTGTAATGAGAAAGGTTCTGTTAGTTAATGATGATCTCGCTTTTAGAGAGCAATTAGAGCAAGTACTCGTCAATGAAGGCTATCATGTTGTCAGCGCAAAAGATGGTATTACTGCATTCTCTATATTGGAGAATGAAAGTCCCGATCTAATTTTGCTGGATATTATGGTACCACATCTAGATGGTTTTGCTCTGTTGGCAGCGCGAAAGGAGCCGATCCCAGTGATCATTATTTCAGCTGTAGACAGTGAAAGTGATCGGATCAAAAGTTATGAGTTGGGTGCTGACGATTTTATCAGTAAACCTTTTAGTGTTAAAGAGTTAATAGTGCGTATGGCTGCACTCCAACGACGTATAGATTTAATTCGTTCGGAACGTATATGCCCGATTGAATTTATAGGTGAAGTTGAGTTTGATGATTTGGACTATTGTGTCTCTATCGCATCCAAGAAGGTATTATTAACCCAAACAGAATTTAAGTTACTTAAGTATTTGTTTGATCGAAAAGGAGAGGTGATCACTAAGCAAGAGTTGCAACGTGGTGTCTTGCAAAAGGAACTTGGCAGATTCGATCGAAATTTAGATATGCATGTAAGTAATACCCGTAGAAAACTGGCGGACATTAAGTTACCTAAAGGCTTAATAAATACCGTTAGAGGACGCGGATACAGTTTTGCAACTTGATGGCAATAAAGTGATACTAAATGTACGTAATATAGTGTGATTTTTTCACCTTTCAAGCTGTTCTGTGCCGCATTTTC is from Shewanella sp. MTB7 and encodes:
- a CDS encoding DUF885 domain-containing protein; this translates as MKKVKLSLIIGFTLAGLTACQSADTMQTPQVTASQEQVSFSQFTSQFVNDFWQESPTWALYSGYHKYDGILKVPNDETRQLSIAFNEQQLAKLAKFDIATLTANELIDYRLIENLLKRDLWDINTFKSWQWNPSVYNVAGGFAQLINEDFAPIDSRLRSVLSRMENVPAYYEAARSNIVKPTLEHTQLAKMQNLGAFSVFSEDLLATAKNSGLTTDEKTLFTKRFNAATQAINEHIEWLSALETQLAKEGARSFRIGEKLYEQKFSFDIQAGMSAKALYEKAQADKSRVQEAMAKITTQLWSTYFTTPQPNDKNKATRQLIDKLSSKHVKREAFVDEVRAQIPALIKFVNEKNLVTLNPEKPLVVRETPAYMRGFAGASISAPGPYEKSSNTYYNVTPLDAMDDESAESYLREYNHWILQVLNIHEAIPGHYTQLVYSNESPSLIKSLFGNGAMVEGWAVYTERMMLEEGYGNFEPELWLMYYKWNLRVIANTILDYSIQVKGMTEEQALDLMMNEAFQQQAEAEGKWRRATLSQVQLTSYYSGYREIYDFREELKEKQGEQFDLKTFHENFLSYGSAPVKYVRKLMLNK
- a CDS encoding RecQ family ATP-dependent DNA helicase, whose amino-acid sequence is MQQLLQSHFGFSEFRPGQEQVVQALLNGQSAAAIFPTGSGKSLCYQLPALCLPHLTLVVSPLLALIQDQIGFLKSKGIAAASIDSAQSREQGNDVMRGVRTGEVKILMISVERLNNERFRQFIAEVPISLLVVDEAHCISEWGHNFRPDYLKLPRYRQELNIPQTLLLTATATPKVIQDMGSKFGIQTDNVILTGFYRPNLHLGVKGLRSQEKIDYLSHWLQPRLNSAGIIYVTLQQTAEQVAAQLSARGIVAKAYHAGMTSDIRQSIQHEFMSGSQGIIVATIAFGMGIDKSDIRFVVHYDLPKSIENYAQEIGRAGRDGGDSDCLVLANGDNLSTLENFVFGDTPEPSGIAVVLKEIIKASHTHMGTAQPQWEMVLNSLSNQANIRPLSLKTLLVYLELLNIIKPTYSYFAEYKFKFLIPEAEVIEYFKEERRDFIRAIFSTADRAKIWSSVNFDTLNQSYASDRQRVLKAINYLDEKGMIELQSKQMTQVYQILDSQFDGQALTATLSARFTDKEISEVARINQLVALFTSTECLSRQLAHYFADEQMTQDCGVCSPCRGEPAIFPQALYLKPLDEYDVNQVCSDAITKLGAACTPVLLARFLCGLTTPIFTKLKMRACCGFAQFEKYRFADVKLWATENLK
- a CDS encoding response regulator transcription factor, whose protein sequence is MRKVLLVNDDLAFREQLEQVLVNEGYHVVSAKDGITAFSILENESPDLILLDIMVPHLDGFALLAARKEPIPVIIISAVDSESDRIKSYELGADDFISKPFSVKELIVRMAALQRRIDLIRSERICPIEFIGEVEFDDLDYCVSIASKKVLLTQTEFKLLKYLFDRKGEVITKQELQRGVLQKELGRFDRNLDMHVSNTRRKLADIKLPKGLINTVRGRGYSFAT